The Rosa rugosa chromosome 1, drRosRugo1.1, whole genome shotgun sequence genomic sequence AACATGGAAAGGCGTGGGAGGCGGAGAGTAGACGTGGACCTGAGCgacaggaggaggaggtggtaccACTGCGGGTGGGGCGGCGGAGGTGCGATTGGGGACGAACTCGGGGGCCTGGGCATTGAGGCGGCGGCTAAAGGAAACGGTTcgggagagagatagagatggATCTAATAGAGAATCGGAGAGTGCGGGTTCGCCTTCTTCTTGGGCCATTTTGATTGATAGACTCTCTACTCTTGCTCCTTTGAGTTGGCCTTGGCCTTGGCCTTGGGAGGCGGCACAATCGGAATAgagactagagagagagagagccctgGGCGGGGCGGAGAGGACAGTGGAGAGGACTTCTCGGAGTTCAGGCCGTCCCCGACTGTCGACTATTTATACCGTTTGATTGCCCTTCCTTATTGGTCCACTTGGACTTTGGTGCTCTCGGGGCCTACTACTTTTCTCGCTCCACTCACTCACTCTGCCCTACTACTCTCCCTCTTTTGGACTTGGCCTTTGGGCACTGGGCTGGGCTTTACCCACTCAAAGCATTCGACTCTTGAATTCAAAAACACAATACAGTTATTAAAAAAtgaagggttattatcacaaatggtacctgaacttatcctctatcttatcgatggtacctgaacttcaattttgatcacaaccagtacctgaacttttcgatttcatttcaaaTGGTACATATCACTAACTTCCGTTAAAAACTAACATGTGCAAAACACATGACCTATATTCAAGAGTAGTTTGAcgaaaatacccatttaaataattttgtttactagatattttgatcaattaatatgttaataaaaatataagttcaattaaaaatagaatTAAAAATGTATCTCTACCCtctttatgaaaataaaatttaaaaacaagatctcaacaaaaattaatttgttttatagatacagacaaaacatttcaaataaaactataaaacatttaaaaccaaAAGCTTATCAAAACtttcgtaattttttttttttccggtcaTTCATATTATTAATTGAAGATGAAAATTTTTCCTTTTGATAGTCTCATTTTTTATAGCCACATTGCCACAATATAAGTGAAAATAAGTGATattgcaaaacaaaaaaaaagtaattttaCAAATTTATCCTTGAAAAATGAGTCACATGTTTGGCACATGTCAGTTTTTAACGGAACATTAACGGAAGTTAGTGATAGGTATCATTTGAAATAAAATCAAAAAGTTCAGATACtgattgtgatcaaaattgaagttcaggtaccatcgataaaatagaggataagttcaggtaccatcgataaaaatGAAATATGGAATGTAAATTGTAAAATGGGTTGACATTATTACGAGTTGAGCACCTTTTAACGCTATAATCAGCAACActcttaccaaaaaaaaaaaacaactcagTAACACCAAAACGTGTTGAGAGTATTCACCAACGCACCAAAAATACCTGAACTCTAATTCCTCCTCCGCTAAATACCGAGTGCAATGGTTCTAAGGTTTAGATGATGGAAAGAAAGTTTTAATGGTTTTCTCCaaatgataatcttttattgCTTAGAGTGCAAGGCTGCAAGGATTTGTAGTATATTACACAACTTATCTCCACATTCAATTCAATTATTACACGTTCCTCTTTTCTTCTAATCACCTGCCATGATCAAATTACATCTTCACTAACCTCCTTTCACATACTAGCCAGCTGTCACTTATTTCTTCCTTTGACTTCAAATTTCTTCTTAACAGCATCCCAAAACGCAGGGATGGCAACTTCATTGGGTACTTCCTTGAATGATGGAAGGTAATTTACATCTACAATGACATGGTCACCAGTACCTTCCTGAATCTGCATCCATATGGCACAAAATATCCAACAGCAACACAAGTGAGCACACAATCCAAGTACATTTACAAACTGGAAGACACATGAACACTTGGAAAAGTTTCGTTTTCTCAAACTAAATAATGCATTAAACCGACTAACTTGCAGGGACATAAGCAGAGCTGGAAAAATTGAAATAAACTACCATGGAATCATTGGAAGCTGCTTGACGTGGATAAGGAAGTTCTGGTGATCCCTAGATATTAGGTCCTTATTGCTatccctttcttttcttatttccaAACACATTCCACAATCGATATAATCACTATAAGCCTTCAGCTTCATTTGGTGAAATTGTAGATTTCTATAATAAAATAGCAAACATAAATTGGGTACTTACTACAACATCAAAGCCAAAGATGGTGAGTTCAAGCTTTCTCATAAGAAAATTAGCTGCAGTAGTAACCAAATCAAGATCAAGGCAGTGCTCAGTGGACTTTGAGCTGTTATCATCTACAGAATTTGGATTCTGTTTGCTAGTGGGCAAGGACTTTAGACTGCGAAGAAAATCACACAAATTTGAGTCACTGAATACAGGCATCAACAAAGAAAAGACCAGAAGTCATAGAAGCGATTAAGAACATGCACCACCTGTCAAAGAGCAAAGGTTTTGGCTCATTACTTCCAGATATTTTCATCAAGGTATCTGCATTTGGTGTAGAGTTCTTAACTGCATGGTAAACTTTCTCGCCCAAAACATAAAATTTGTAGAGCGTCGAGGAATGATCCACATATTCCTGAAATTCCAATAATTTCCCTTGGAAAAACGCATAAATAGCATGAATTGAAGCGTTTGATAAACCATGCCTGGACTTTGGACACTTATTATGTTGATATATCACATTGCATTAGGTTGGAATAAACAGGATTCTTATACTGAACAAACTTAGATTAGACGCTAAGTTTGAATTGAAGCGTTTGACAAACCATGCCTGGATTTTGGACACTTATTATGTTGATAATCACATTGCATTAGGTTGGAATAAACAGGAATCTTATACTGAACAAACTTAGATTAGACGCTACACCAAGTTCATCAATTGATAACTAATTATGACTAATTCTTGCTCACCTGTATAATTGCTGGAAGAGGAACAGTCAAATCCTTAAAATCTTCAACTCTAAAGACAATTGCCTGTAGTGTAAGATTAAGCTTTATTACTTTTACAGTATGATAGAGCTTATGAAATTGGCTTAAGAAGAATAATACATTCGAATAGTACTGGCAGCAGTTGAATACAATAAAAATTAGACAGTTGGCGAGAATCTAAATGCAATCAGACATAGTAAGGCGGATAAGAGAAGATAGTGTAGCTATATGACTGATACCCCTATTTCTTACAGTTAATCATCAAGCTTGAATTGCAATGACATGAAATTTTGGATTAATAACACTaagaataaataaacaaattacCATACTATGAGCATCGGCTACACCACAAGCAACTTGAGGTTTTACTATACTTGGAAGAGCTAATTTAGCTTCAGATAGCATCTGAGTTAAACCAGTCTGGTTAAAATCATCAACCTGCGCATTTCAAATATAAACAATAAACACTCCGCATATAACATCTGAGAAAAAAAACAACCAATTTCTAGACAACTGAATGCCCAAGCCATGCCATAAATTATGAATCTCATAATATCTGCAAACAATTAGAGTGCTTAAAAACATACAAATGATAAATCCCAATTGACTCAATAAGTTAACACAAACAAACACTATCAGGATAGGCCACATTCCTTAATCACTGTTTGTTAAAGCTATAAGTGCAACACATATAAACCACTCAGCATTAATCATGTTCTTAGCGGCCTGTGACTTCGCAAAGTAAGCCAGCAGGATTTTTCCTGACTAGTTATGCTGCATATTACACTAAAGTTCACATATACAAAAAATTAagatacttttttttctttctttattttattatattgGTAAGATACGAAAACCATTATGAGATGGAGGAAAAGAACCTTGAGATAATGGGGCCCCCTAATTGCACAGCAACTTCCAGTTTTGAGATCCTCCAATGCAAGTAGAATCTGTTGAATTTTCAATCGATCCAATACAGGATAAATAGAGTTAAGTGGGTCAATCACACAGAGGTCCTGGTGATGTTCCATATATCTGAGTAAGAACACAAGGATATCAGAAAGAACCAAAGGGATAGTTCTACATAATTTAGTGCCCTACTGCACACTCTATGAAA encodes the following:
- the LOC133708044 gene encoding inositol 1,3,4-trisphosphate 5/6-kinase 4, producing the protein MAVGGVILDESALLEKSSGLLPAAHPVLRKLRHSNIPTGISYGPGLEPHKVRLLKEIAMQYSIHCFILDASFIDDAINEVILAWCDIGGSILYLASDNKKDIFPKLSKRGWLVAVMNVEGSSACESSSMVYINKLQELPLTICHLNKKATGNSVVTVGYIMKPSREEDFAKRGAFPMCPTQNGLIFMPLTFELPLSPQLQEVDVLLHKATDEIMSIDLNSSLHSSNKITYSRGMQELQRYMEHHQDLCVIDPLNSIYPVLDRLKIQQILLALEDLKTGSCCAIRGPHYLKVDDFNQTGLTQMLSEAKLALPSIVKPQVACGVADAHSMAIVFRVEDFKDLTVPLPAIIQEYVDHSSTLYKFYVLGEKVYHAVKNSTPNADTLMKISGSNEPKPLLFDSLKSLPTSKQNPNSVDDNSSKSTEHCLDLDLVTTAANFLMRKLELTIFGFDVVIQEGTGDHVIVDVNYLPSFKEVPNEVAIPAFWDAVKKKFEVKGRNK